From Lysinibacillus sp. SGAir0095, the proteins below share one genomic window:
- a CDS encoding VOC family protein has protein sequence MARVIGFELSSQDPGKAASFYGNVFGWEVSEANWDYWSVKTGAEDEVGIDGGISKGPSDFPHGTRIQIEVESIDDAITKAQENGAMVVRKKMVFDEFYLAYLVDPVGNGIGLYQRK, from the coding sequence TTGGCTAGAGTAATTGGATTTGAATTGAGTAGTCAAGATCCGGGAAAGGCTGCTTCATTTTACGGAAATGTATTTGGATGGGAAGTTAGTGAAGCTAATTGGGATTATTGGAGTGTGAAAACCGGAGCAGAAGATGAAGTCGGCATTGATGGTGGAATTAGTAAAGGGCCAAGTGATTTTCCGCATGGAACGCGAATACAAATAGAGGTCGAATCCATAGATGATGCTATCACCAAGGCACAAGAAAATGGTGCCATGGTTGTTCGTAAAAAAATGGTTTTTGATGAATTTTATTTAGCTTATTTAGTAGATCCAGTAGGAAATGGCATTGGATTATATCAACGAAAATAA
- a CDS encoding VOC family protein has translation MEKIIPIKNQMNGVFVHVSNLKNSAKWYCDLIGLEVDLHKIESPVFNVPVVGTTSLTLDDHTFDPHFKYQASPSPIFNFYTPNIDEAYQYIKQKGFKIVREIEWHYETAWFNVQDPDGNVVMICNC, from the coding sequence ATGGAAAAGATTATCCCTATAAAAAATCAAATGAATGGTGTTTTTGTGCATGTAAGTAATCTAAAGAATTCTGCGAAATGGTATTGCGATTTAATTGGATTAGAAGTGGATTTACACAAAATTGAATCACCTGTTTTTAATGTTCCGGTAGTGGGTACGACTTCACTTACATTAGATGACCATACCTTTGACCCGCACTTCAAATACCAAGCTAGCCCGAGTCCCATTTTCAACTTTTATACGCCAAATATTGATGAAGCCTATCAGTACATAAAACAAAAAGGCTTTAAAATCGTACGAGAAATTGAGTGGCATTATGAAACAGCTTGGTTTAATGTTCAAGATCCAGATGGGAATGTTGTAATGATCTGTAATTGTTGA
- a CDS encoding cysteine hydrolase family protein has product MNQALVIIDAQQALIDGNEVEKGVVEKERLIKNINTVIEKALEKKITIVFIRDVDVSKGEGPGFQVHEDINVPSHAVTFNKAATNSFYGTPLKDYLKERDIQHLVLMGCKTEYCIDTAVRTATVNGFDVTLVGDAHSTCDSETLSGQQIIQHHNRVLHGHYNVDHFSMVRNSDEDLFEPIHDNYR; this is encoded by the coding sequence TTGAATCAAGCACTTGTAATCATTGATGCACAGCAAGCATTAATCGATGGGAACGAAGTTGAAAAAGGCGTGGTTGAAAAAGAAAGATTAATAAAAAATATTAACACTGTTATTGAGAAGGCTCTAGAAAAGAAAATTACGATTGTGTTTATTAGAGACGTAGATGTTTCAAAAGGAGAAGGGCCAGGATTTCAGGTGCACGAGGACATTAATGTACCATCCCATGCGGTCACTTTTAATAAAGCAGCCACAAATTCATTTTATGGAACGCCATTAAAAGACTACTTAAAAGAACGCGACATTCAACATCTTGTGTTGATGGGCTGTAAAACGGAATATTGTATTGATACAGCTGTAAGAACAGCAACAGTTAATGGTTTTGATGTCACTTTAGTGGGAGATGCACATTCAACGTGTGATTCAGAAACATTATCCGGCCAGCAAATTATCCAGCATCACAATCGAGTATTGCATGGACATTATAATGTAGATCACTTTTCAATGGTTCGCAATTCGGATGAAGACTTGTTTGAACCAATTCATGATAATTATCGCTAA
- a CDS encoding bifunctional 2-polyprenyl-6-hydroxyphenol methylase/3-demethylubiquinol 3-O-methyltransferase UbiG, with protein sequence MKQNIYDNPIFFEQYTALRDSGITANDFVEQPALKSLISSLEGKMVLDLGCGAGSFAKYCVENGASKVIAVDISKNMIEKARKENQHESINYLCSPIEEVELHNQSFDVIVSSLAIHYIEDYPKLIDRVISLLTENGEFVFSTEHPMVTARKEEISNWVKDSEGNKLHWALDHYQEEGKREGYWYIDGVVKYHRTISTLVNTLIEKGLVVERIIEPISIPGGVELRPKLINEERRPSFIVIKAKKN encoded by the coding sequence TTGAAACAAAATATTTACGATAATCCAATCTTTTTTGAACAGTACACAGCTTTAAGAGATAGTGGTATTACTGCTAATGATTTTGTGGAGCAGCCTGCCTTGAAATCACTCATATCATCCCTAGAAGGTAAAATGGTATTGGACTTGGGATGTGGTGCTGGTTCCTTTGCTAAATATTGTGTTGAAAATGGGGCATCAAAGGTAATAGCAGTCGATATTTCTAAAAATATGATAGAAAAGGCCAGAAAAGAGAATCAGCATGAAAGCATCAACTATCTATGTTCACCAATAGAAGAAGTAGAGCTACATAATCAAAGTTTTGATGTCATTGTAAGTTCTCTAGCCATTCATTATATTGAAGATTATCCGAAGTTAATCGATAGAGTAATAAGTCTGCTTACCGAAAATGGAGAGTTTGTCTTCTCCACTGAACATCCAATGGTGACGGCACGAAAAGAAGAAATAAGCAACTGGGTAAAAGATAGCGAAGGAAATAAATTGCATTGGGCGTTGGATCATTATCAAGAAGAAGGTAAGCGTGAGGGATATTGGTATATTGACGGAGTAGTGAAGTATCATCGAACCATCTCAACATTAGTTAATACATTGATAGAAAAGGGTCTCGTAGTAGAGAGAATAATAGAGCCTATATCGATTCCTGGGGGAGTAGAACTACGACCTAAACTAATCAATGAAGAAAGAAGACCCTCTTTTATTGTCATTAAAGCAAAGAAAAATTAA
- a CDS encoding DinB family protein, which yields MKNKQKVGEGMKTFFQYNWMVREEWYKWCEELPEEELLRKRTGGVGSILQTLFHIVDVEWSWIREIQGKPALEEDFEKYSSLDRVRFLDAQFKSEVESFVNSWDDGLENRLHTDTSQDGTVTTDTWGEVVRHIIAHEIHHIGQLSVWSRELGKKPISANLIGRGLAHTVTDH from the coding sequence ATGAAAAACAAACAAAAGGTGGGGGAAGGAATGAAAACATTTTTTCAGTATAATTGGATGGTTAGAGAAGAATGGTATAAGTGGTGTGAAGAGTTACCAGAGGAAGAACTTTTAAGAAAGCGAACAGGTGGAGTAGGGAGCATCTTACAAACACTTTTTCATATTGTTGATGTTGAGTGGAGCTGGATTCGTGAAATACAAGGGAAACCTGCTTTGGAAGAAGACTTTGAAAAGTATAGTAGTCTAGATCGAGTACGCTTCTTAGATGCACAATTCAAAAGTGAGGTTGAGAGCTTTGTAAATAGCTGGGATGATGGCTTGGAAAATAGACTACATACAGACACATCACAAGATGGAACAGTTACTACGGATACTTGGGGTGAGGTGGTCCGCCACATCATTGCACATGAAATACATCATATCGGCCAGTTATCTGTTTGGTCAAGGGAATTAGGGAAAAAGCCGATTTCTGCTAATCTGATTGGAAGAGGACTTGCTCATACAGTAACGGACCATTAA
- a CDS encoding N-acetyltransferase, with protein MTVVIERAKDFRELAHFLTELNNQKAFHIGYCGHKVEEIYETLKADFVREGQSTVLVAKNSKEKIEAAIGLDIDEESAEVWGPYNRNTSINIQSLVWESLLQEYPTIETFYFFLNKENLKQQEFMKTIHATKTGEYLILEIKKHTFQVVNELKSTPYIQSDFDAFAMMHGQAFPNTYYNAETIVSRLNEACILKILKSESNEILGYAYYEVDSLIEEATLHYFAISPMTQNQGYGTTLLKEVITEIFSFSEISEVKLCVDHTNAQANHVYFKVGFEEKDVLYSYRLNRNATVNKFI; from the coding sequence ATGACAGTGGTAATTGAAAGAGCCAAGGATTTTCGAGAGTTAGCGCATTTTCTAACGGAATTGAATAACCAAAAAGCGTTTCATATTGGATACTGTGGACATAAAGTTGAGGAAATATATGAGACCTTAAAAGCAGATTTCGTTAGAGAAGGTCAGAGTACAGTTCTAGTTGCTAAGAATAGCAAAGAGAAAATAGAGGCTGCAATAGGTTTAGATATTGATGAGGAAAGTGCAGAAGTTTGGGGTCCTTATAATAGAAATACGTCTATTAACATACAATCTCTAGTTTGGGAATCTCTTTTACAAGAATATCCAACGATTGAAACCTTTTATTTCTTTCTAAACAAGGAAAACTTAAAGCAACAGGAATTTATGAAAACTATACATGCAACTAAAACAGGAGAGTATCTCATATTAGAAATTAAAAAGCATACCTTTCAAGTTGTTAATGAGTTAAAAAGTACACCATATATTCAAAGTGACTTTGATGCGTTTGCAATGATGCACGGGCAAGCTTTTCCGAATACATATTATAATGCCGAAACAATTGTGAGCCGATTGAATGAGGCGTGTATTTTAAAAATACTAAAATCTGAATCGAATGAAATACTTGGGTATGCTTATTATGAAGTGGATTCATTAATAGAAGAAGCTACATTACACTATTTTGCTATCTCTCCAATGACACAAAATCAAGGCTATGGGACAACTTTGTTAAAGGAGGTCATAACAGAAATTTTTTCTTTCTCTGAAATCAGCGAAGTTAAATTATGCGTAGATCATACAAATGCCCAAGCAAATCATGTCTATTTTAAAGTGGGTTTTGAAGAAAAGGACGTATTGTATAGCTATCGACTGAATCGAAATGCGACAGTAAATAAGTTTATATAG
- a CDS encoding nucleotidyltransferase family protein, translating into MRNEEKILTIIREDSWMMEILQTVKILDLQDWWICAGFVRSKIWDTIHEFDFRTPIADVDVIYFDPSNVEELEEKQYEEILKSLLPNIPWSVKNEARMHLRNNCPPYKSSIDAISKFPETATALGVKLDSQDHLILTAPCGIQDVVNMVVKPTPYILKNKEKGMIYEERVASKNWQTVWKKLEIHHICISNT; encoded by the coding sequence TTGCGGAATGAAGAAAAGATTCTAACTATTATTCGAGAGGATTCTTGGATGATGGAAATCTTACAAACTGTGAAAATTTTGGATTTACAGGATTGGTGGATATGTGCCGGCTTTGTAAGGTCAAAAATCTGGGATACTATACATGAGTTTGACTTTAGGACACCGATTGCGGATGTGGATGTAATTTACTTCGATCCATCTAATGTTGAGGAATTAGAGGAAAAGCAGTATGAAGAAATACTCAAATCACTCTTGCCCAACATTCCTTGGTCTGTAAAAAATGAAGCGAGGATGCACCTGAGAAATAATTGTCCCCCTTATAAGTCTTCCATTGATGCCATTTCAAAATTTCCAGAAACAGCTACTGCATTAGGTGTTAAATTAGATAGCCAGGATCATCTAATTTTAACTGCACCCTGTGGAATTCAAGATGTCGTTAATATGGTGGTTAAACCGACACCGTATATATTAAAAAACAAAGAAAAAGGCATGATTTATGAAGAACGAGTTGCAAGCAAGAACTGGCAGACAGTCTGGAAAAAGTTAGAGATTCATCATATTTGCATATCAAATACATAG
- a CDS encoding AAA family ATPase yields MFLKRIELQRDLIPTYKEYPFSIPTIRTLDQLELHNQVTFFVGENGSGKSTLLEAIAEKCGFNTAGGGRNNFYDVHHSESALGEFIRLSWWPKATNGFFLRAESFYNFASHIDELRADDIRAYNAYGGSSLHEQSHGESFMSLFSNRFNGNAIYLLDEPEAALSPQRQLAFLRILHDLVQEGESQFIIATHSPILLGYPNATIYSFDQETINEVKYEETSHYQITRYFLENRERFLRDILEDD; encoded by the coding sequence ATGTTTCTAAAAAGAATTGAGCTCCAACGAGATCTTATTCCAACATATAAAGAATATCCTTTTTCAATTCCGACAATAAGGACGCTTGATCAATTGGAGCTTCATAATCAAGTAACATTTTTTGTAGGAGAAAACGGTTCTGGCAAATCAACACTTTTAGAAGCTATAGCTGAAAAATGTGGGTTTAATACTGCTGGTGGAGGAAGAAATAATTTTTACGATGTGCATCATTCTGAATCTGCTTTAGGTGAGTTCATTAGACTTTCATGGTGGCCAAAAGCAACAAATGGTTTCTTTCTTCGTGCGGAATCTTTTTATAATTTTGCATCTCATATCGACGAACTAAGAGCAGATGATATAAGAGCCTATAATGCTTATGGGGGTAGTTCTCTACACGAACAATCTCATGGGGAATCTTTTATGTCTTTATTTTCTAATCGATTTAACGGAAACGCCATTTATTTATTGGACGAACCAGAGGCAGCATTATCTCCTCAGCGGCAGCTTGCGTTTTTAAGGATTTTACATGATTTAGTTCAAGAGGGTGAGAGTCAATTTATTATAGCTACTCATTCACCAATACTTTTAGGATATCCTAATGCTACGATTTACAGTTTCGATCAAGAAACTATAAATGAAGTTAAATATGAAGAAACTAGTCATTACCAAATCACAAGATACTTTTTAGAAAATCGTGAAAGATTTTTAAGAGACATTTTAGAAGATGATTAA
- a CDS encoding GNAT family N-acetyltransferase: MELNVYNMNEQRAIQILNWKYDPPYDFYDNHYTDEALEELLDSSYYALVNTKNELFGFFCAGKSAQVPVGHAKGAYEENLVDMGLGMNPRMVGQGSGTEFCSLIIRLIRKKYGNTPICLTVATFKARAIHLYEKLGFEKENEVKSERAQFITMVRREV; encoded by the coding sequence ATGGAACTGAACGTATACAACATGAATGAGCAACGTGCTATTCAAATACTAAATTGGAAATATGATCCTCCTTATGATTTTTATGATAATCACTACACAGACGAAGCTCTGGAAGAATTACTTGATAGTTCATACTATGCTTTAGTTAATACTAAAAATGAATTGTTTGGATTTTTTTGTGCTGGTAAATCGGCACAAGTTCCAGTTGGACATGCTAAAGGCGCCTATGAAGAAAACTTGGTAGACATGGGACTTGGGATGAATCCTAGGATGGTAGGACAGGGAAGTGGAACTGAGTTTTGTTCTCTCATTATAAGATTGATTAGAAAGAAATATGGAAATACGCCTATTTGTTTGACTGTTGCAACATTTAAAGCAAGAGCGATACATCTGTATGAAAAACTAGGATTTGAAAAGGAAAATGAAGTTAAAAGTGAGAGAGCTCAATTTATTACAATGGTGAGAAGAGAAGTATAG
- a CDS encoding GNAT family N-acetyltransferase, whose translation MIASLIGNRVTLRELVEADWVDVHSYASLPTVSKYQPWGPNSEEDSLEFVQQVISDGNEIPRSRFVFAVIANNTFIGSGEINIQDFIDRKGEIGYVVHPDYWGLGYATEVAKILIEFGFKQLNLHRISATCDPRNLGSVKVLEKVGMMREGTIRDDFLIHNGWRDSHLYGILEHEWLEKSTSKK comes from the coding sequence ATGATTGCAAGTTTAATTGGTAATAGAGTCACTTTAAGAGAATTGGTTGAGGCAGATTGGGTGGATGTACATTCCTATGCCTCTCTCCCAACTGTAAGCAAATATCAGCCTTGGGGCCCTAATTCAGAAGAAGATTCATTGGAGTTTGTTCAGCAGGTAATTTCTGATGGCAATGAAATTCCTAGATCACGCTTTGTGTTTGCAGTAATCGCAAATAATACTTTCATCGGTTCAGGAGAAATTAATATACAGGATTTTATTGATAGGAAAGGTGAAATTGGCTATGTAGTACACCCCGATTATTGGGGATTAGGTTACGCTACAGAAGTTGCAAAAATACTCATCGAATTTGGTTTTAAACAGTTAAACTTACATCGCATCTCTGCTACCTGTGATCCTCGAAACCTAGGATCAGTGAAAGTTTTGGAAAAGGTTGGCATGATGAGAGAAGGAACGATTAGGGATGATTTTTTAATTCATAATGGCTGGAGAGACTCACATCTCTATGGGATTCTTGAGCATGAATGGTTGGAAAAATCAACTTCAAAAAAATAG
- a CDS encoding small acid-soluble spore protein H — MNAQRAQEISESPVIANVMYNGEKVYIQHVDADKGTARIYPLDDPQREQDVPLSNLMEH, encoded by the coding sequence ATGAATGCACAAAGAGCACAAGAAATTTCAGAATCACCTGTGATTGCAAATGTAATGTATAACGGAGAAAAAGTATATATTCAACATGTTGACGCAGACAAAGGAACCGCTAGAATCTATCCTCTCGATGATCCTCAAAGAGAACAAGATGTTCCCTTATCAAATTTAATGGAGCATTAA
- a CDS encoding NAD(P)-dependent alcohol dehydrogenase, translating into MKAILTKEYGTPDVLELGEVDKPMEKDNEVLVRVKAASLNYGNVVLLSGKPFLARMAFGLFKPKFAIPGGDIAGVVEATGKNATQFQPGDEVFGDLSAFGWGGFAEYVAVPEQAIVHKPTNLTFEQAASVPMAAVTALQALQKGKINSGQKILINGASGGVGTFAIQIAKAYDTEVTAVCSTRNIETACSLGANYVIDYTEEDVSELEDRFDLILAVNGYSPISVYNRLLKSNGSYVMIGGSQAQMVQAMFIGPLISLTNNKSMKNILQRANQNDLLFLKELIEANKVKPVIDRTYTLRELKEAFNYFEQGHAQGKVVITI; encoded by the coding sequence ATGAAAGCCATTCTGACCAAGGAGTATGGAACACCTGATGTTTTGGAATTAGGTGAAGTTGATAAGCCCATGGAAAAAGATAATGAAGTGTTGGTAAGAGTCAAAGCTGCTTCTTTAAATTATGGCAACGTAGTTCTATTATCAGGAAAGCCATTTTTAGCTCGAATGGCATTTGGTTTATTTAAACCTAAATTTGCAATACCAGGCGGAGATATTGCAGGAGTAGTTGAAGCAACTGGTAAAAATGCAACTCAGTTTCAGCCTGGTGATGAAGTATTCGGTGACCTATCCGCTTTTGGTTGGGGTGGTTTTGCCGAATATGTTGCGGTTCCGGAACAAGCAATAGTTCATAAACCAACCAACCTTACTTTTGAACAAGCTGCCTCTGTTCCGATGGCCGCTGTTACAGCTTTACAAGCATTGCAAAAAGGCAAAATTAATTCCGGTCAAAAAATACTAATAAATGGTGCATCAGGGGGAGTAGGAACTTTTGCCATTCAAATTGCTAAAGCATACGACACTGAAGTGACAGCAGTCTGTAGTACAAGAAATATAGAAACTGCATGTTCACTTGGCGCAAATTATGTCATTGACTATACAGAAGAAGATGTTTCTGAATTAGAAGATCGCTTTGATCTCATTCTTGCCGTCAATGGATATAGCCCAATCTCAGTATACAATCGGTTATTAAAGTCTAATGGTTCTTACGTAATGATTGGTGGTTCTCAAGCACAAATGGTCCAGGCCATGTTCATAGGTCCCCTAATTTCCTTAACTAATAACAAGAGTATGAAGAATATTCTGCAGAGGGCAAATCAAAATGACTTACTTTTTTTAAAAGAACTCATTGAAGCCAATAAAGTAAAACCAGTCATTGATCGTACTTACACATTGAGGGAACTAAAAGAAGCCTTCAATTATTTTGAGCAAGGTCACGCCCAAGGCAAAGTAGTCATTACTATATAA
- a CDS encoding GNAT family N-acetyltransferase, with translation MELCFYEDQYKETIEQYQITEDQLRYTGSPIESMALVNADSDRYAILAIEGGELVTYFNLHKNEGVKPYSTNPKAILLRTFSTDFRHLGKGYAKQALKLLPSFVKQYFEDINEIVLAVNLQNEVAQNLYNKTGYVDEGERRMGNKGELIIMSYFL, from the coding sequence ATGGAGCTTTGTTTTTATGAGGATCAATATAAAGAAACAATCGAACAATATCAAATAACGGAGGACCAGCTACGATATACTGGATCGCCCATTGAAAGTATGGCATTGGTTAATGCAGATTCAGACCGTTATGCAATATTAGCAATTGAAGGTGGAGAACTTGTTACCTATTTCAATTTACATAAAAATGAAGGTGTTAAGCCGTATTCGACTAACCCTAAGGCAATACTATTAAGAACATTTTCTACAGATTTTCGCCATTTGGGTAAAGGCTATGCAAAACAAGCGTTAAAGCTATTGCCGTCTTTTGTAAAACAGTATTTTGAAGATATAAACGAAATTGTACTGGCTGTTAACCTTCAAAATGAAGTTGCACAAAATCTCTATAACAAAACTGGTTACGTTGATGAAGGGGAACGTAGAATGGGGAATAAGGGTGAGCTAATAATTATGAGCTATTTTTTATAA
- a CDS encoding YitT family protein translates to MNRVIKRKPNIVKIISKTIMIILGGLIAAYGLEAVLIPNNVSDGGVTGLSIVGSQSFGLPLGVLIAILNIPFVWLGYKQIGKSFAIYSVVGIVSLAIGTVWMHHIPAIIEGDTLLITVVGGIILGFGMGLALRNGGALDGIDMLAVLLSKKLPFGTSDLILFLNLFVFIVVSTVFGLQGAILSGIAYFIASKVIHIVEEGLSGSKTFKIITAEPEVMVETIRDRLGRSATYKDAYGGYSHELFKEITCVINRLEESKMKEIIQEIDPGAFVTVYDVAEVKGGNFRKRDIH, encoded by the coding sequence ATGAACAGGGTTATAAAGCGAAAGCCTAATATAGTTAAAATCATTAGCAAAACAATAATGATCATCCTCGGTGGATTAATTGCAGCATACGGATTAGAGGCTGTTCTAATTCCAAATAACGTATCCGATGGTGGGGTAACGGGGCTAAGTATCGTTGGGTCACAAAGTTTCGGGTTACCTTTAGGGGTTTTAATCGCCATCCTTAATATCCCTTTTGTTTGGTTAGGGTATAAGCAAATCGGGAAAAGCTTTGCCATTTACTCTGTAGTAGGGATTGTATCCTTAGCAATAGGGACAGTTTGGATGCATCATATCCCGGCGATCATCGAAGGAGATACACTATTAATCACGGTTGTTGGTGGGATTATCCTTGGGTTCGGAATGGGTTTAGCATTACGTAATGGCGGTGCGCTAGATGGAATAGATATGCTAGCCGTATTGCTATCTAAAAAGTTGCCATTTGGGACAAGTGATTTAATCTTATTTTTAAACTTATTTGTATTCATAGTTGTTTCCACGGTATTTGGCTTGCAAGGAGCAATTCTTTCCGGGATTGCATACTTTATCGCCTCTAAAGTAATTCATATCGTAGAAGAAGGTTTAAGTGGATCAAAAACGTTTAAAATCATTACAGCTGAGCCTGAAGTAATGGTAGAAACGATTCGTGATAGATTAGGTCGCAGTGCAACCTATAAAGACGCTTACGGTGGTTATTCACACGAGTTATTCAAGGAAATTACGTGTGTTATCAACCGTTTGGAAGAAAGTAAAATGAAAGAGATTATCCAAGAAATTGACCCAGGTGCTTTTGTTACAGTCTATGATGTAGCAGAAGTGAAGGGCGGTAACTTTAGAAAAAGAGATATTCATTAA
- a CDS encoding NADH-dependent flavin oxidoreductase has protein sequence MDENYKDLLTAYKLPNGVELKNRIVMAPMTHWSSNEDGTVTDAEVEYYSRRSKGVSMVITACTHVTPNGQGFHGQFASYSDEYIPSLKRVANAIKEQGSKAVLQIYHGGKMSPPELVPNGDIVSASDIPAVNGGVSGKTPRPLTEDEIKEIINAYGDATRRAIEAGFDGVEIHGANGYLIQQFFSGHSNKRDDRFGGSLENRMTFPLAVVDKVKSVVEKYGDSTFIVGHRFSPEEPEENGITMADTLALIDALADKGLDYLHVSLGEFFSTARRGVEDLTKTRIEYLLEKINDRVPLIGVGSIYSAEDARRAFATGVPLLALGRELLIDPDWVQKVRDGKEREIVTQLDKEKQKELVIPDPLWERIINRPGWLPGV, from the coding sequence ATGGATGAAAATTATAAAGATTTACTAACAGCATACAAATTACCCAATGGTGTGGAATTGAAAAATCGAATTGTTATGGCTCCAATGACGCACTGGTCATCGAATGAGGATGGCACTGTGACAGATGCTGAAGTTGAATACTATTCCCGCCGTTCAAAAGGAGTGAGTATGGTTATTACTGCTTGTACTCATGTAACACCGAATGGACAAGGTTTTCATGGGCAATTTGCCTCTTATAGTGATGAATATATTCCGAGCTTAAAGCGTGTTGCAAATGCTATAAAAGAACAAGGGTCAAAGGCGGTTTTACAAATTTACCATGGTGGGAAAATGTCTCCTCCTGAATTAGTTCCAAACGGTGACATCGTAAGTGCTAGTGATATTCCGGCAGTAAATGGAGGAGTATCTGGCAAAACACCAAGACCTTTAACAGAAGATGAAATTAAGGAAATTATTAATGCTTATGGAGACGCGACTCGTCGTGCAATTGAAGCAGGTTTCGATGGGGTTGAAATTCACGGGGCAAATGGTTATTTAATCCAGCAATTTTTCTCGGGACATTCCAACAAACGTGACGACCGCTTTGGTGGGAGCTTAGAAAATCGTATGACTTTTCCATTAGCTGTAGTAGATAAGGTGAAAAGTGTTGTCGAAAAATATGGAGATTCTACATTTATCGTAGGGCATCGCTTTTCTCCAGAGGAACCGGAAGAAAACGGCATTACGATGGCAGATACATTAGCTTTAATAGATGCTTTAGCAGACAAAGGGTTAGATTATTTACATGTGTCATTAGGTGAATTTTTCTCGACTGCCAGAAGAGGCGTTGAGGATCTAACTAAAACTCGTATTGAGTATTTACTAGAGAAAATTAATGACCGTGTCCCACTTATCGGGGTAGGTTCTATTTATAGTGCTGAAGATGCACGTAGAGCCTTTGCTACAGGAGTTCCATTATTAGCTCTTGGACGAGAGTTGCTTATCGATCCAGACTGGGTTCAAAAAGTTAGGGACGGAAAAGAACGTGAAATCGTGACTCAGCTTGATAAAGAGAAACAAAAAGAATTAGTAATACCAGATCCTTTGTGGGAAAGAATTATCAATAGACCTGGTTGGTTACCTGGAGTTTAG
- a CDS encoding YqjF family protein — protein MKERIFVEEGYLNEKQKLTTNLPWIMKQTWSDVLFAHYPVSRKVLEMLVPTELKVDTFYQTGWVTIVPYLTSSMHLRGLPPVPGMAPYPGFNIRTYVTMNGKPGVYFFSLTAANFLAAYSAKTFFRLPYLYMDMKYKRVKDLVVFESEKKSGLQLLCNYKSISAPSHTDNGSLEEWLVERYCVYTISKKGVPLRADILHEPWLLEKAEAEFHQNTLLSTLNIKQGNEKPILHYARKAVVRFWPIARVDI, from the coding sequence ATGAAAGAGCGAATATTTGTTGAAGAAGGGTACTTAAATGAGAAGCAAAAGCTAACTACCAACTTGCCATGGATTATGAAGCAAACCTGGAGCGATGTTTTATTTGCTCATTATCCGGTATCACGTAAGGTATTAGAAATGCTGGTACCAACTGAATTGAAGGTGGATACCTTTTATCAAACTGGTTGGGTTACCATTGTGCCTTACTTAACAAGCTCTATGCATTTGAGAGGGTTGCCCCCAGTTCCAGGAATGGCTCCTTATCCAGGTTTTAATATAAGAACTTATGTAACGATGAATGGAAAGCCGGGTGTATACTTTTTCAGCTTAACAGCCGCAAACTTTCTCGCTGCTTATTCTGCGAAAACCTTTTTCCGGTTACCTTATTTGTATATGGACATGAAGTATAAGAGGGTGAAGGATTTAGTCGTTTTTGAAAGTGAAAAAAAGTCTGGCTTACAATTGCTATGCAATTATAAATCGATCTCTGCGCCTTCACATACAGACAACGGATCGCTAGAGGAGTGGTTGGTGGAACGATATTGCGTTTATACCATAAGTAAAAAGGGTGTACCTCTTCGGGCGGATATTTTGCACGAACCGTGGCTATTAGAGAAAGCAGAAGCTGAATTCCATCAAAATACTTTGCTATCTACCTTAAACATTAAGCAAGGGAATGAAAAACCGATTTTACATTATGCAAGAAAAGCAGTTGTAAGGTTCTGGCCAATAGCCCGAGTAGATATATAA